A stretch of Lathyrus oleraceus cultivar Zhongwan6 chromosome 6, CAAS_Psat_ZW6_1.0, whole genome shotgun sequence DNA encodes these proteins:
- the LOC127092374 gene encoding myosin-6 isoform X2 codes for MAAQLTYFVGSHVWVEDTDQAWLDGEILESKDNEITVSFESGTKVVSKSANIYPKDPEFPPNGVEDMTRLAYLHEPGVLQNLQIRYTLNDIYTYTGNILIAVNPFQRLPHLYAADTMAKYKGVSFGEQSPHPFAIAGYAYRKMINEEKSQAILVSGESGAGKTESTKMLMHYLAYLGGRAATEGRSVEQQVLESNPVLEAFGNAKTVRNNNSSRFGKFVEIQFDRKGRISGAAIRTYLLERSRVCQVSDPERNYHCFYMLCAAPKEDVERFKLGNPRSFHYLNQSNCYELDALDDSKEYLATRRAMEVVGISADETDAIFRTVAAVLHLGNIEFVKAVDEGMDSSKPKDDKSYFHLKTAAELLMCDEKSLEDSFCKRLIVTRGEAITKCLDPNSAALSRDALAKIVYSRLFDWIVDKINNSIGQDPTSKNLIGVLDIYGFESFKTNSFEQFCINLTNEKLQQHFNQHVFKMEQEEYTKEEIDWSYIEFVDNQDVLDLIEKKPGGVIALLDEACMFPRSTHETFAEKLYQTLKDNKRFSKPKLSRTDFTINHYAGDVTYQTDLFLDKNKDYVVPEHAALLCASKCSFVSGLFPPLHEESTKSTKFSSIATQFKQQLQSLLETLSATEPHYIRCVKPNNLLKPGIFENNDVLQQLRCGGVMEAIRISCAGYPTRKNFDEFVQRFSILEPKVLKSCPDEMTACKRLIDKANLKGYQIGKTKVFLRAGQMAELDACRAEVLGRSAIVIQKKARTYICEKQYKLLRFSAIELQRAIKGQLARRRYECMRREAASLIIQKQIRMYLSRSAYKTTYSKAVCIQTGMRGMAARNELRFRKRTHAATVIQGYYRCYLAHTYFQRLKKATIAMQCSWRRTRARRELRKLKMAAKESKALEAAKIHLEKQVEELSECLETEKRMREAKTQENEKLQCALEEMELQFKETKSELIQEREAAKKLAEQVPTLLENNVANNELINKLTAENEQLKELVESLEKKTEQELSDNVTNNELVNKLTTENEQLKELVNSLEKKTKEEFPADSTENEVINKLTTENEQLKELVNSLEKKTKEEFPADFTENEVINKLTTENEQLKELVNSLEKKTKEELPASFTENEVINKLTTENEQLKELVNSLEKKTKEELPASFTENEVINKLTTENEQLKELVNSLEKKTKEELPSSFTENEVINKLTTENEQLKELVNSLEKKTKEEFPASFTDNEVINKLSEEKEHFKDQVSSLERKIDETEKKYEETSTISEERMNQIIETESKMIELKTNMQRLEEKLSDMETENQIFRKQTLLTSSSKRITPAAIPPLENGHPVAVKTLGSESVRRSHMERHQESVDALFKCVVKDIGFSDGKPVAAFTLYNCLLHWKSFEADKTSIFDRLIQLIGSAIEDQDNDNCMAYWLSNTSALFFHLQRCLRAPARKPPTPTGFFGRVTQGFRSSNSLSSGSFDVEHQVEAKYPALLFKQQLAAYVEKIYGIVRENMKKELSPLLSTCIEEQRTRNDDSQPSGSWLKIIECLDRFLKILKENYVPPILIQKVFNQTFQYINAEIFNSLLLHKECCTFNSGEYIKSGLAELELWCTEVTEEYAGSSLDELNHSKQAVRFLVSQEKDEISYDDLTNDICPVLSSQQLYRLCTLYSNENENENSKSVSTDVTTRIKLLMTDDVGEDDKSFLLEDNSSLPIIVEEVSHSQKDKTIPKVKPPSELLESASFQFLHDYS; via the exons ATG GCTGCTCAACTCACTTATTTTGTTGGATCTCATGTTTGGGTTGAGGACACTGATCAAGcttggttagatggagaaattcTTGAATCTAAAGATAACGAGATCACCGTTAGCTTTGAATCAGGAACAAAG GTTGTGAGCAAATCAGCTAATATATACCCGAAAGATCCTGAGTTTCCACCTAACGGAGTGGAAGATATGACACGACTTGCATATCTGCATGAACCGGGAGTACTTCAGAATTTGCAAATTCGTTATACCCTCAATGATATATAT ACATACACAGGAAACATCTTGATAGCAGTGAACCCTTTTCAAAGGTTACCTCATTTGTATGCGGCTGATACAATGGCAAAGTATAAAGGCGTGTCTTTTGGTGAGCAGAGTCCACATCCTTTTGCAATTGCAGGTTATGCATATAG GAAGATGATAAACGAAGAAAAAAGCCAGGCAATTTTGGTTAGTGGAGAAAGTGGAGCCGGTAAAACAGAAAGCACAAAGATGCTTATGCATTATCTTGCTTATTTGGGAGGGAGAGCAGCAACTGAGGGACGGTCTGTCGAGCAACAAGTTCTCGAG TCCAATCCTGTTTTAGAAGCATTTGGGAATGCAAAGACAGTTAGGAATAATAATTCAAG TCGTTTTGGTAAGTTTGTGGAGATTCAGTTTGATCGAAAGGGGAGAATTTCAGGAGCTGCTATCAGAACGTATTTGCTAGAGCGATCACGCGTTTGTCAAGTTTCTGATCCCGAGAGAAATTATCATTGCTTTTATATGCTTTGTGCTGCGCCAAAAGAGGATGTTGAACGGTTCAAATTGGGAAATCCGAGATCCTTTCATTATCTTAATCAATCAAATTGCTATGAACTGGATGCGTTGGATGATTCAAAGGAGTACCTTGCAACAAGGAGAGCCATGGAAGTTGTTGGAATCAGCGCTGATGAAACA GATGCGATCTTTCGAACAGTAGCTGCTGTACTTCATTTAGGAAACATTGAATTTGTTAAAGCAGTGGATGAAGGAATGGATTCCTCTAAACCTAAAGATGACAAATCTTATTTCCACCTAAAAACCGCAGCTGAACTTTTGAT GTGCGATGAAAAGTCCCTTGAAGACTCTTTTTGCAAACGCCTTATAGTGACTCGTGGTGAGGCTATAACAAAATGCCTTGATCCAAATTCTGCAGCTCTCAGTCGAGATGCATTGGCTAAAATTGTTTATTCAAGGCTTTTTGACTG GATTGTGGACAAGATTAACAACTCTATTGGACAAGATCCAACTTCGAAGAACTTAATTGGAGTTCTAGATATATACGGATTCGAGAGTTTCAAGACAAACAG CTTCGAGCAATTTtgtatcaatttgacaaatgAGAAGTTACAGCAGCATTTCAACCAG CATGTCTTCAAAATGGAGCAAGAGGAATATACAAAGGAAGAAATTGATTGGAGTTATATAGAGTTCGTTGATAATCAAGATGTTCTCGATCTTATTGAGAAG AAACCTGGCGGCGTTATTGCTCTTCTGGACGAGGCCTG TATGTTTCCAAGATCAACGCACGAAACATTTGCTGAAAAGCTATATCAAACACTTAAGGACAATAAGCGATTCAGCAAACCGAAGTTGTCACGAACTGACTTCACCATCAATCACTATGCTGGTGAT GTCACTTATCAAACTGATCTTTTCCTTGATAAAAACAAAGACTACGTTGTTCCGGAACACGCTGCGCTGCTCTGTGCTTCCAAGTGCTCCTTTGTTTCAGGACTTTTCCCACCTTTACACGAGGAAAGTACTAAATCAACAAAGTTTTCTTCTATAGCCACTCAGTTTAAG CAACAACTGCAATCTTTGCTTGAAACATTGAGTGCGACTGAGCCACACTACATTCGTTGCGTAAAGCCAAATAATCTTCTTAAGCCGGGGATATTTGAGAACAACGATGTGTTACAGCAGCTTCGATGTGGG GGTGTAATGGAGGCAATTAGGATAAGTTGCGCTGGATATCCAACTCGAAAGAACTTTGATGAATTTGTTCAGCGGTTTAGTATATTGGAACCTAAGGTTCTAAAATCATG TCCTGATGAGATGACGGCTTGCAAGAGACTTATAGATAAAGCAAACCTTAAAGGTTATCAG ATAGGAAAGACAAAAGTTTTCCTGAGAGCAGGTCAAATGGCAGAACTAGATGCATGTCGTGCCGAGGTCCTAGGAAGATCCGCAATCGTTATTCAGAAAAAAGCTCGCACATATATTTGTGAGAAACAGTACAAGTTATTGCGATTTTCTGCCATAGAACTACAAAGGGCTATTAAAG GACAACTTGCAAGACGTCGGTATGAATGCATGAGAAGGGAGGCCGCATCTTTGATAATCCAGAAACAAATCCGCATGTATCTTTCGAGAAGTGCTTATAAAACTACCTATTCCAAAGCTGTTTGTATTCAAACCGGCATGCGGGGAATGGCTGCTAGAAATGAACTTCGATTCAGGAAGCGGACACACGCTGCAACTGTTATTCAG GGTTACTACAGATGTTATTTAGCTCATACTTATTTCCAAAGGCTAAAGAAAGCAACAATCGCAATGCAGTGCTCCTGGAGGAGAACACGAGCACGAAGAGAACTTCGAAAGCTTAAAATG GCTGCTAAGGAATCCAAGGCCCTAGAAGCCGCGAAAATTCATCTAGAAAAGCAAGTTGAGGAACTATCTGAGTGTCTAGAGACAGAGAAGAGAATGAGG GAAGCCAAGACACAGGAAAATGAAAAATTACAATGTGCTTTGGAAGAGATGGAGCTTCAGTTCAAAGAAACTAAATCGGAGCTCATTCAGGAACGCGAGGCTGCAAAGAAATTAGCTGAACAAGTTCCAACTTTACTGGAAAATAATGTTGCTAATAATGAATTGATCAATAAACTTACTGCAGAAAATGAACAACTCAAG GAGCTTGTTGAGTCATTGGAAAAGAAAACTGAACAAGAGCTTTCTGATAATGTTACCAACAATGAACTGGTTAATAAGCTTACTACAGAAAATGAACAACTCAAG GAGCTGGTTAATTCATTGGAAAAGAAAACTAAAGAGGAGTTTCCTGCTGATTCTACTGAAAATGAAGTGATTAATAAGCTTACGACAGAAAATGAACAGCTCAAA GAGCTGGTTAATTCATTGGAAAAGAAAACTAAAGAGGAGTTTCCTGCTGATTTTACTGAAAATGAAGTGATTAATAAGCTTACGACAGAAAATGAACAGCTCAAA GAGCTGGTTAATTCATTGGAAAAGAAGACTAAAGAGGAGCTTCCTGCTAGTTTTACTGAAAATGAAGTGATTAATAAGCTTACGACAGAAAATGAACAGCTCAAA GAGCTGGTTAATTCGTTGGAAAAGAAGACTAAAGAGGAGCTTCCTGCTAGTTTTACTGAAAATGAAGTGATTAATAAGCTTACGACAGAAAATGAACAGCTCAAA GAGCTGGTTAATTCGTTGGAAAAGAAGACTAAAGAGGAGCTTCCTTCTAGTTTTACTGAAAATGAAGTGATTAATAAGCTTACTACAGAAAATGAACAGCTCAAA GAGCTGGTTAATTCGTTGGAAAAGAAAACTAAAGAGGAGTTTCCTGCTAGTTTTACGGACAATGAAGTGATTAATAAGCTCAGTGAAGAAAAGGAACATTTTAAG GATCAGGTTAGTTCATTGGAAAGAAAAATTGACGAGACAGAAAAGAAATATGAAGAAACTAGCACGATTAGTGAGGAGCGGATGAATCAAATTATAGAAACAGAATCAAAGATGATTGAGCTAAAGACAAACATGCAAAG GCTTGAAGAAAAACTTTCTGATATGGAAACCGAGAATCAAATTTTCCGAAAGCAAACGCTATTGACCTCATCATCCAAGAGAATAACACCTGCTGCAATTCCG CCCTTGGAAAATGGTCATCCG GTTGCAGTAAAAACACTTGGTTCAGAATCTGTGAGGAGATCTCATATGGAGAGGCATCAA GAGAGTGTAGATGCTCTTTTCAAGTGTGTGGTAAAAGATATCGGGTTCTCTGATGGGAAACCTGTTGCGGCATTTACCCTTTATAACTGTTTGCTACATTGGAAATCTTTTGAAGCAGATAAGACAAGTATCTTTGATCGTCTTATTCAGCTGATCGGTTCTGCAATAGAG GATCAGGATAATGACAATTGTATGGCTTATTGGCTGTCCAATACATCTGCTTTGTTTTTTCACCTTCAACGATGTTTAAGAGCACCGGCACGAAAACCACCCACTCCAACAGGGTTTTTTGGAAGAGTGACTCAG GGTTTCCGCTCATCGAATAGTCTTTCGAGTGGTTCGTTTGATGTAGAACATCAAGTTGAAGCAAAGTATCCAGCTTTGCTTTTCAAGCAACAGCTTGCAGCTTACGTGGAAAAGATATATGGAATCGTTCGAGAAAATATGAAGAAAGAATTGTCCCCTCTACTTTCTACTTGCATAGAG GAGCAGAGAACACGAAACGACGACAGCCAACCATCTGGTTCATGGCTCAAAATTATTGAATGCCTTGATAGATTTCTCAAGATTCTAAAAGAAAATTAT GTGCCTCCTATTCTAATTCAAAAGGTATTTAATCAGACGTTTCAATATATTAACGCAGAAATATTTAACAG CCTTCTATTGCATAAAGAATGCTGCACATTCAACTCTGGAGAATATATAAAATCAGGGTTAGCTGAACTAGAATTATGGTGTACTGAAGTAACCGAAGAG TATGCTGGCTCGTCTTTGGATGAACTCAACCATTCAAAACAAGCAGTTAGATTCTTG GTTTCTCAAGAGAAGGACGAAATATCCTACGATGATCTTACAAATGACATCTGCCCG GTCTTGAGTTCTCAACAGCTTTATAGATTATGTACACTATACTCGAACGAAAATGAAAATGAGAACTCCAAAAGTGTATCAACAGAT GTAACTACTAGAATAAAACTGCTAATGACAGACGATGTAGGCGAAGATGACAAATCCTTCTTGTTGGAAGACAATTCAAG TCTTCCTATCATTGTTGAAGAGGTTTCGCATTCTCAAAAAGATAAGACAATTCCGAAAGTAAAACCGCCTTCGGAACTACTCGAGAGTGCATCCTTCCAATTCTTACATGATTATAGTTAA
- the LOC127092374 gene encoding myosin-6 isoform X3: protein MAAQLTYFVGSHVWVEDTDQAWLDGEILESKDNEITVSFESGTKVVSKSANIYPKDPEFPPNGVEDMTRLAYLHEPGVLQNLQIRYTLNDIYVIDHISSYSCFVFSALTLTIVVTVCCMQTYTGNILIAVNPFQRLPHLYAADTMAKYKGVSFGEQSPHPFAIAGYAYRKMINEEKSQAILVSGESGAGKTESTKMLMHYLAYLGGRAATEGRSVEQQVLESNPVLEAFGNAKTVRNNNSSRFGKFVEIQFDRKGRISGAAIRTYLLERSRVCQVSDPERNYHCFYMLCAAPKEDVERFKLGNPRSFHYLNQSNCYELDALDDSKEYLATRRAMEVVGISADETDAIFRTVAAVLHLGNIEFVKAVDEGMDSSKPKDDKSYFHLKTAAELLMCDEKSLEDSFCKRLIVTRGEAITKCLDPNSAALSRDALAKIVYSRLFDWIVDKINNSIGQDPTSKNLIGVLDIYGFESFKTNSFEQFCINLTNEKLQQHFNQHVFKMEQEEYTKEEIDWSYIEFVDNQDVLDLIEKKPGGVIALLDEACMFPRSTHETFAEKLYQTLKDNKRFSKPKLSRTDFTINHYAGDVTYQTDLFLDKNKDYVVPEHAALLCASKCSFVSGLFPPLHEESTKSTKFSSIATQFKQQLQSLLETLSATEPHYIRCVKPNNLLKPGIFENNDVLQQLRCGGVMEAIRISCAGYPTRKNFDEFVQRFSILEPKVLKSCPDEMTACKRLIDKANLKGYQIGKTKVFLRAGQMAELDACRAEVLGRSAIVIQKKARTYICEKQYKLLRFSAIELQRAIKGQLARRRYECMRREAASLIIQKQIRMYLSRSAYKTTYSKAVCIQTGMRGMAARNELRFRKRTHAATVIQGYYRCYLAHTYFQRLKKATIAMQCSWRRTRARRELRKLKMAAKESKALEAAKIHLEKQVEELSECLETEKRMREAKTQENEKLQCALEEMELQFKETKSELIQEREAAKKLAEQVPTLLENNVANNELINKLTAENEQLKELVESLEKKTEQELSDNVTNNELVNKLTTENEQLKELVNSLEKKTKEEFPADSTENEVINKLTTENEQLKELVNSLEKKTKEEFPADFTENEVINKLTTENEQLKELVNSLEKKTKEELPASFTENEVINKLTTENEQLKELVNSLEKKTKEELPSSFTENEVINKLTTENEQLKELVNSLEKKTKEEFPASFTDNEVINKLSEEKEHFKDQVSSLERKIDETEKKYEETSTISEERMNQIIETESKMIELKTNMQRLEEKLSDMETENQIFRKQTLLTSSSKRITPAAIPPLENGHPVAVKTLGSESVRRSHMERHQESVDALFKCVVKDIGFSDGKPVAAFTLYNCLLHWKSFEADKTSIFDRLIQLIGSAIEDQDNDNCMAYWLSNTSALFFHLQRCLRAPARKPPTPTGFFGRVTQGFRSSNSLSSGSFDVEHQVEAKYPALLFKQQLAAYVEKIYGIVRENMKKELSPLLSTCIEEQRTRNDDSQPSGSWLKIIECLDRFLKILKENYVPPILIQKVFNQTFQYINAEIFNSLLLHKECCTFNSGEYIKSGLAELELWCTEVTEEYAGSSLDELNHSKQAVRFLVSQEKDEISYDDLTNDICPVLSSQQLYRLCTLYSNENENENSKSVSTDVTTRIKLLMTDDVGEDDKSFLLEDNSSLPIIVEEVSHSQKDKTIPKVKPPSELLESASFQFLHDYS, encoded by the exons ATG GCTGCTCAACTCACTTATTTTGTTGGATCTCATGTTTGGGTTGAGGACACTGATCAAGcttggttagatggagaaattcTTGAATCTAAAGATAACGAGATCACCGTTAGCTTTGAATCAGGAACAAAG GTTGTGAGCAAATCAGCTAATATATACCCGAAAGATCCTGAGTTTCCACCTAACGGAGTGGAAGATATGACACGACTTGCATATCTGCATGAACCGGGAGTACTTCAGAATTTGCAAATTCGTTATACCCTCAATGATATATATGTAATAGATCACATCTCATCATACTCGTGTTTCGTGTTTTCTGCATTAACTCTTACAATCGTCGTGACGGTGTGTTGCATGCAGACATACACAGGAAACATCTTGATAGCAGTGAACCCTTTTCAAAGGTTACCTCATTTGTATGCGGCTGATACAATGGCAAAGTATAAAGGCGTGTCTTTTGGTGAGCAGAGTCCACATCCTTTTGCAATTGCAGGTTATGCATATAG GAAGATGATAAACGAAGAAAAAAGCCAGGCAATTTTGGTTAGTGGAGAAAGTGGAGCCGGTAAAACAGAAAGCACAAAGATGCTTATGCATTATCTTGCTTATTTGGGAGGGAGAGCAGCAACTGAGGGACGGTCTGTCGAGCAACAAGTTCTCGAG TCCAATCCTGTTTTAGAAGCATTTGGGAATGCAAAGACAGTTAGGAATAATAATTCAAG TCGTTTTGGTAAGTTTGTGGAGATTCAGTTTGATCGAAAGGGGAGAATTTCAGGAGCTGCTATCAGAACGTATTTGCTAGAGCGATCACGCGTTTGTCAAGTTTCTGATCCCGAGAGAAATTATCATTGCTTTTATATGCTTTGTGCTGCGCCAAAAGAGGATGTTGAACGGTTCAAATTGGGAAATCCGAGATCCTTTCATTATCTTAATCAATCAAATTGCTATGAACTGGATGCGTTGGATGATTCAAAGGAGTACCTTGCAACAAGGAGAGCCATGGAAGTTGTTGGAATCAGCGCTGATGAAACA GATGCGATCTTTCGAACAGTAGCTGCTGTACTTCATTTAGGAAACATTGAATTTGTTAAAGCAGTGGATGAAGGAATGGATTCCTCTAAACCTAAAGATGACAAATCTTATTTCCACCTAAAAACCGCAGCTGAACTTTTGAT GTGCGATGAAAAGTCCCTTGAAGACTCTTTTTGCAAACGCCTTATAGTGACTCGTGGTGAGGCTATAACAAAATGCCTTGATCCAAATTCTGCAGCTCTCAGTCGAGATGCATTGGCTAAAATTGTTTATTCAAGGCTTTTTGACTG GATTGTGGACAAGATTAACAACTCTATTGGACAAGATCCAACTTCGAAGAACTTAATTGGAGTTCTAGATATATACGGATTCGAGAGTTTCAAGACAAACAG CTTCGAGCAATTTtgtatcaatttgacaaatgAGAAGTTACAGCAGCATTTCAACCAG CATGTCTTCAAAATGGAGCAAGAGGAATATACAAAGGAAGAAATTGATTGGAGTTATATAGAGTTCGTTGATAATCAAGATGTTCTCGATCTTATTGAGAAG AAACCTGGCGGCGTTATTGCTCTTCTGGACGAGGCCTG TATGTTTCCAAGATCAACGCACGAAACATTTGCTGAAAAGCTATATCAAACACTTAAGGACAATAAGCGATTCAGCAAACCGAAGTTGTCACGAACTGACTTCACCATCAATCACTATGCTGGTGAT GTCACTTATCAAACTGATCTTTTCCTTGATAAAAACAAAGACTACGTTGTTCCGGAACACGCTGCGCTGCTCTGTGCTTCCAAGTGCTCCTTTGTTTCAGGACTTTTCCCACCTTTACACGAGGAAAGTACTAAATCAACAAAGTTTTCTTCTATAGCCACTCAGTTTAAG CAACAACTGCAATCTTTGCTTGAAACATTGAGTGCGACTGAGCCACACTACATTCGTTGCGTAAAGCCAAATAATCTTCTTAAGCCGGGGATATTTGAGAACAACGATGTGTTACAGCAGCTTCGATGTGGG GGTGTAATGGAGGCAATTAGGATAAGTTGCGCTGGATATCCAACTCGAAAGAACTTTGATGAATTTGTTCAGCGGTTTAGTATATTGGAACCTAAGGTTCTAAAATCATG TCCTGATGAGATGACGGCTTGCAAGAGACTTATAGATAAAGCAAACCTTAAAGGTTATCAG ATAGGAAAGACAAAAGTTTTCCTGAGAGCAGGTCAAATGGCAGAACTAGATGCATGTCGTGCCGAGGTCCTAGGAAGATCCGCAATCGTTATTCAGAAAAAAGCTCGCACATATATTTGTGAGAAACAGTACAAGTTATTGCGATTTTCTGCCATAGAACTACAAAGGGCTATTAAAG GACAACTTGCAAGACGTCGGTATGAATGCATGAGAAGGGAGGCCGCATCTTTGATAATCCAGAAACAAATCCGCATGTATCTTTCGAGAAGTGCTTATAAAACTACCTATTCCAAAGCTGTTTGTATTCAAACCGGCATGCGGGGAATGGCTGCTAGAAATGAACTTCGATTCAGGAAGCGGACACACGCTGCAACTGTTATTCAG GGTTACTACAGATGTTATTTAGCTCATACTTATTTCCAAAGGCTAAAGAAAGCAACAATCGCAATGCAGTGCTCCTGGAGGAGAACACGAGCACGAAGAGAACTTCGAAAGCTTAAAATG GCTGCTAAGGAATCCAAGGCCCTAGAAGCCGCGAAAATTCATCTAGAAAAGCAAGTTGAGGAACTATCTGAGTGTCTAGAGACAGAGAAGAGAATGAGG GAAGCCAAGACACAGGAAAATGAAAAATTACAATGTGCTTTGGAAGAGATGGAGCTTCAGTTCAAAGAAACTAAATCGGAGCTCATTCAGGAACGCGAGGCTGCAAAGAAATTAGCTGAACAAGTTCCAACTTTACTGGAAAATAATGTTGCTAATAATGAATTGATCAATAAACTTACTGCAGAAAATGAACAACTCAAG GAGCTTGTTGAGTCATTGGAAAAGAAAACTGAACAAGAGCTTTCTGATAATGTTACCAACAATGAACTGGTTAATAAGCTTACTACAGAAAATGAACAACTCAAG GAGCTGGTTAATTCATTGGAAAAGAAAACTAAAGAGGAGTTTCCTGCTGATTCTACTGAAAATGAAGTGATTAATAAGCTTACGACAGAAAATGAACAGCTCAAA GAGCTGGTTAATTCATTGGAAAAGAAAACTAAAGAGGAGTTTCCTGCTGATTTTACTGAAAATGAAGTGATTAATAAGCTTACGACAGAAAATGAACAGCTCAAA GAGCTGGTTAATTCATTGGAAAAGAAGACTAAAGAGGAGCTTCCTGCTAGTTTTACTGAAAATGAAGTGATTAATAAGCTTACGACAGAAAATGAACAGCTCAAA GAGCTGGTTAATTCGTTGGAAAAGAAGACTAAAGAGGAGCTTCCTTCTAGTTTTACTGAAAATGAAGTGATTAATAAGCTTACTACAGAAAATGAACAGCTCAAA GAGCTGGTTAATTCGTTGGAAAAGAAAACTAAAGAGGAGTTTCCTGCTAGTTTTACGGACAATGAAGTGATTAATAAGCTCAGTGAAGAAAAGGAACATTTTAAG GATCAGGTTAGTTCATTGGAAAGAAAAATTGACGAGACAGAAAAGAAATATGAAGAAACTAGCACGATTAGTGAGGAGCGGATGAATCAAATTATAGAAACAGAATCAAAGATGATTGAGCTAAAGACAAACATGCAAAG GCTTGAAGAAAAACTTTCTGATATGGAAACCGAGAATCAAATTTTCCGAAAGCAAACGCTATTGACCTCATCATCCAAGAGAATAACACCTGCTGCAATTCCG CCCTTGGAAAATGGTCATCCG GTTGCAGTAAAAACACTTGGTTCAGAATCTGTGAGGAGATCTCATATGGAGAGGCATCAA GAGAGTGTAGATGCTCTTTTCAAGTGTGTGGTAAAAGATATCGGGTTCTCTGATGGGAAACCTGTTGCGGCATTTACCCTTTATAACTGTTTGCTACATTGGAAATCTTTTGAAGCAGATAAGACAAGTATCTTTGATCGTCTTATTCAGCTGATCGGTTCTGCAATAGAG GATCAGGATAATGACAATTGTATGGCTTATTGGCTGTCCAATACATCTGCTTTGTTTTTTCACCTTCAACGATGTTTAAGAGCACCGGCACGAAAACCACCCACTCCAACAGGGTTTTTTGGAAGAGTGACTCAG GGTTTCCGCTCATCGAATAGTCTTTCGAGTGGTTCGTTTGATGTAGAACATCAAGTTGAAGCAAAGTATCCAGCTTTGCTTTTCAAGCAACAGCTTGCAGCTTACGTGGAAAAGATATATGGAATCGTTCGAGAAAATATGAAGAAAGAATTGTCCCCTCTACTTTCTACTTGCATAGAG GAGCAGAGAACACGAAACGACGACAGCCAACCATCTGGTTCATGGCTCAAAATTATTGAATGCCTTGATAGATTTCTCAAGATTCTAAAAGAAAATTAT GTGCCTCCTATTCTAATTCAAAAGGTATTTAATCAGACGTTTCAATATATTAACGCAGAAATATTTAACAG CCTTCTATTGCATAAAGAATGCTGCACATTCAACTCTGGAGAATATATAAAATCAGGGTTAGCTGAACTAGAATTATGGTGTACTGAAGTAACCGAAGAG TATGCTGGCTCGTCTTTGGATGAACTCAACCATTCAAAACAAGCAGTTAGATTCTTG GTTTCTCAAGAGAAGGACGAAATATCCTACGATGATCTTACAAATGACATCTGCCCG GTCTTGAGTTCTCAACAGCTTTATAGATTATGTACACTATACTCGAACGAAAATGAAAATGAGAACTCCAAAAGTGTATCAACAGAT GTAACTACTAGAATAAAACTGCTAATGACAGACGATGTAGGCGAAGATGACAAATCCTTCTTGTTGGAAGACAATTCAAG TCTTCCTATCATTGTTGAAGAGGTTTCGCATTCTCAAAAAGATAAGACAATTCCGAAAGTAAAACCGCCTTCGGAACTACTCGAGAGTGCATCCTTCCAATTCTTACATGATTATAGTTAA